From the genome of Candidatus Methylomirabilota bacterium, one region includes:
- a CDS encoding alpha/beta fold hydrolase produces MTEPAWLDRAEYPFAPLWLDLPAGRMHYVDEGQGQPIVFVHGTPDWSFVWRHLIKALSPRYRCIAPDSLGFGLSDKPQGYSYAPAEQAANLRRLIDTLGLKDITLVLHDFGGPFGLSYALDKPANVRSVVLLNTWMWSLRGDPHYERFGRLFGGVLGRFLYLRLNFPVRVIMKHAIADKARFPRHIQDQYMRPFGSAAERVATHAYARALLGAGEWYDGLWRRREKIRDIPALILWGMNDQAFRQEELDRLQMIFSHRRTACFHDAGHFPQEERSERVTALVEDFLDAARRE; encoded by the coding sequence ATGACCGAGCCGGCCTGGCTCGACCGGGCCGAGTATCCCTTCGCGCCGCTCTGGCTCGACCTGCCGGCGGGGCGGATGCACTACGTCGACGAGGGGCAGGGGCAGCCGATCGTCTTCGTCCACGGCACGCCCGACTGGTCTTTCGTGTGGCGCCACCTGATCAAGGCGCTCTCGCCGCGGTACCGCTGTATCGCGCCGGATAGTCTCGGCTTCGGCCTCTCCGACAAGCCCCAGGGCTACTCGTACGCGCCCGCCGAACAGGCGGCGAATCTCCGGCGGCTGATTGACACGCTCGGCCTGAAGGACATCACGCTGGTGCTCCACGACTTCGGCGGGCCGTTCGGCCTCTCGTACGCGCTGGACAAGCCGGCGAACGTCAGGAGCGTGGTTCTGCTGAACACGTGGATGTGGTCGCTGCGCGGCGATCCGCACTACGAGCGCTTCGGCCGGCTCTTCGGCGGCGTGCTCGGCCGCTTCCTCTACCTGCGGCTGAACTTCCCGGTGCGCGTCATCATGAAGCACGCCATCGCGGACAAGGCGCGCTTCCCGCGCCATATCCAAGACCAGTACATGCGCCCGTTCGGCTCAGCCGCCGAGCGCGTGGCCACCCACGCCTATGCACGCGCGCTCCTCGGCGCCGGCGAGTGGTACGACGGGCTCTGGCGCCGCCGCGAGAAGATCCGCGACATCCCGGCGCTGATCCTCTGGGGCATGAACGACCAGGCCTTCCGCCAGGAGGAGCTCGACCGCCTTCAGATGATCTTCTCCCACAGGCGGACGGCCTGCTTCCACGACGCCGGCCACTTCCCCCAGGAAGAACGCTCGGAGCGCGTCACCGCCCTCGTCGAGGATTTCCTGGACGCGGCTAGACGAGAGTAG
- a CDS encoding amidase, whose amino-acid sequence MSPTDLCYTPATKLLPLIRSKKLSPVELTKAVLARIEKLNPKLNAFCLVAADAAMKAAREAEQAVMKRKKLGPIHGIPFSIKDLIFTKGVRTMSGSHIFADRVPDQDAPFVRRLKDAGGIFIGKTTTPEFGWKALSGCPLTGDTHNPWDVRMNTGGSSAGAGAAAAAGLGPLHHGSDGAGSIRVPSAFCGIFGHKPSYGRVPQWPVSNNDYTTHNGPMTRTVGDAALMLSVMAGPDDWDRTSLDAAPADYVGKLNRGVKGLRVAWSPDMGGLPVDPEVAALVKRAAGAFKELGAKVEEVETRFADTHDMIRTMWPAHYAGAWSQYLPKWRDKMDPGFVACIEDGLRVSLADYIDMRGKKMAHWDSVRPLFEKYDLLVTPSVSVAAFPLGRLNPEHWPQHAWDWIGWASFSYPFNFTGQPACSLPAGFTKAGLPVGLQVVGRRCADLTVLQAAAAFEKARPWQQKRPALD is encoded by the coding sequence ATGAGCCCGACCGACCTCTGCTACACGCCGGCGACCAAGCTCCTCCCGCTGATCCGCTCCAAGAAGCTCTCGCCTGTTGAGCTGACGAAGGCGGTCTTGGCGCGCATTGAGAAGCTGAACCCGAAGCTCAACGCGTTCTGCCTCGTCGCCGCGGATGCGGCCATGAAGGCCGCGCGCGAGGCCGAGCAGGCCGTGATGAAGCGGAAGAAGCTCGGGCCGATTCACGGCATCCCCTTCTCGATCAAGGACCTGATATTCACCAAGGGCGTGCGGACGATGAGCGGCTCGCACATCTTCGCGGACCGCGTGCCCGACCAGGACGCGCCCTTCGTGCGGCGGCTCAAGGACGCGGGCGGGATTTTCATCGGGAAGACGACCACGCCGGAGTTCGGCTGGAAGGCGCTCAGCGGCTGCCCGCTCACGGGCGACACGCACAACCCCTGGGACGTGCGGATGAACACCGGTGGTTCCTCCGCGGGCGCGGGCGCGGCGGCCGCGGCGGGCCTCGGGCCGCTGCACCACGGCTCGGACGGCGCGGGCTCCATCCGCGTGCCGTCGGCCTTCTGCGGCATCTTCGGCCACAAGCCGTCCTACGGCCGCGTGCCGCAGTGGCCCGTGTCCAACAACGACTACACGACGCACAACGGGCCGATGACGCGAACGGTGGGGGACGCCGCGCTGATGCTCAGCGTGATGGCGGGCCCCGACGACTGGGACCGCACTTCCCTCGACGCCGCGCCGGCCGACTACGTGGGCAAGCTCAACCGCGGCGTGAAGGGCCTGCGCGTGGCCTGGAGCCCCGACATGGGCGGGCTGCCCGTGGATCCCGAGGTGGCCGCGCTCGTGAAGCGCGCGGCCGGAGCCTTCAAGGAGCTGGGCGCGAAGGTCGAGGAGGTCGAGACGCGGTTCGCCGACACCCACGACATGATCCGCACGATGTGGCCCGCGCACTACGCGGGCGCGTGGTCGCAGTACCTGCCCAAGTGGCGCGACAAGATGGACCCGGGCTTCGTCGCGTGCATTGAGGACGGCCTGCGCGTGAGCCTCGCGGACTACATCGACATGCGCGGCAAGAAGATGGCGCACTGGGATTCGGTTCGCCCGCTCTTCGAGAAGTACGACCTCCTGGTGACGCCGTCGGTCTCGGTCGCGGCCTTCCCGCTGGGCCGCCTCAACCCCGAGCACTGGCCCCAGCACGCGTGGGACTGGATCGGCTGGGCGTCCTTCTCCTATCCCTTCAACTTCACCGGCCAGCCCGCCTGCTCGCTTCCGGCGGGTTTCACCAAGGCGGGCCTGCCCGTCGGCCTCCAGGTCGTCGGCCGCCGCTGCGCCGATCTCACCGTGCTCCAGGCCGCGGCCGCCTTCGAGAAGGCGCGGCCATGGCAGCAGAAACGCCCCGCGCTCGACTAA
- a CDS encoding haloacid dehalogenase type II: MAAETPRARLMARMDPSSVKALCFDVFGTVVDWRSSIIREGEALGTPRGWSVDWAAFADRWRAMYQPAMEDVRSGKRAWTKLDDLHRESLGRLAVEFGLKGVVAGDLDDLNRAWHRLDPWPDAVPGLTRLKRKYVLATLSNGNVALMVNMAKRAGLPWDAILGAEVTRHYKPQPGCYLDTAAMLGLKPEECALVAAHNGDLAAARPLGFKTMFVTRPTEHGPGQTKDQTAEKDWDVVARDFFDLADQLGC, from the coding sequence ATGGCAGCAGAAACGCCCCGCGCTCGACTAATGGCGCGCATGGACCCGTCTTCCGTGAAGGCGCTCTGCTTCGACGTGTTCGGCACGGTCGTGGACTGGCGCTCGAGCATCATCAGGGAAGGCGAGGCGCTCGGCACGCCGCGCGGGTGGAGCGTGGACTGGGCGGCCTTCGCCGACCGCTGGCGGGCGATGTATCAGCCGGCCATGGAAGACGTCCGGAGCGGCAAGCGCGCGTGGACCAAGCTCGACGATCTCCACCGCGAGAGCCTCGGCAGGCTCGCCGTGGAGTTCGGCCTCAAGGGCGTGGTGGCCGGCGACCTCGATGATCTGAACCGCGCCTGGCACCGCCTCGATCCGTGGCCCGACGCCGTGCCCGGCCTCACGCGGCTCAAGCGCAAGTACGTCCTCGCCACGCTGTCCAACGGCAACGTCGCGCTCATGGTCAACATGGCCAAGCGCGCGGGACTGCCGTGGGACGCGATCCTCGGCGCCGAGGTGACGCGCCACTACAAGCCGCAGCCCGGCTGCTACCTCGACACCGCGGCCATGCTCGGGCTCAAGCCGGAGGAGTGCGCGCTGGTCGCCGCGCACAACGGCGATCTCGCCGCGGCTCGGCCGCTGGGCTTCAAGACCATGTTCGTGACGCGTCCGACCGAGCACGGCCCCGGCCAGACCAAGGACCAGACGGCCGAGAAGGACTGGGACGTGGTGGCGCGCGACTTCTTCGACCTCGCGGATCAGCTCGGCTGCTGA
- a CDS encoding site-specific DNA-methyltransferase has product MSHIPDESVHLVVTSPPYFDLKKYPEHSSQLGGVHDYEVFMKELDRVWSECFRVLVEGGRLIIVVGDVCRSRRAFGAHMVVPLHGTIMEHCRHIGFHNLATMIWHKISNAAFEVENGTAFLGKPYEPNAVIKNDIEFILMQRKPGGYRRPTEAMRLLSVIPERSHKTWFNQLVTVRGASTRSHPAPYPVELVEPLIRMFSFVSDTILDPFSGTGTTSLAAARAGRNSIGIEVEESYRQLSLRRLEQAVRVENLPAEITSKVLSSSA; this is encoded by the coding sequence ATGTCCCACATTCCCGACGAGTCCGTTCACTTAGTTGTTACCTCCCCACCCTATTTTGATCTCAAAAAGTATCCGGAACACAGTTCGCAGCTCGGTGGAGTTCACGACTACGAAGTATTCATGAAGGAGCTCGACCGCGTCTGGTCTGAATGCTTCCGCGTGTTAGTAGAAGGCGGCCGACTCATTATCGTCGTCGGCGACGTGTGTCGCTCCCGGCGAGCCTTTGGTGCTCACATGGTGGTTCCCCTACATGGCACGATCATGGAGCATTGTCGTCACATCGGATTCCACAATCTTGCGACCATGATCTGGCACAAGATCTCCAACGCGGCCTTTGAGGTCGAGAATGGTACCGCTTTCCTTGGCAAGCCCTATGAGCCCAACGCGGTCATCAAGAACGACATAGAGTTCATCCTGATGCAACGAAAGCCCGGCGGGTATCGTCGCCCGACAGAGGCAATGCGGCTCCTGAGTGTAATCCCAGAAAGGTCCCACAAGACCTGGTTCAACCAGCTCGTTACAGTCCGCGGGGCATCCACGCGCTCGCATCCCGCCCCGTATCCTGTGGAACTCGTCGAACCGCTAATTCGAATGTTCAGCTTCGTGAGCGATACGATTCTTGATCCGTTCTCGGGGACCGGTACCACCAGTCTTGCGGCAGCACGTGCCGGCCGCAACAGCATCGGGATCGAAGTCGAAGAGTCCTACCGCCAACTGTCACTGCGCCGACTTGAGCAAGCCGTTCGAGTCGAGAACCTGCCGGCAGAGATCACGTCGAAGGTCCTCTCCTCCAGCGCCTAA
- a CDS encoding protoglobin family protein, with product MSPAERAHPGADMEGFVREQMAFVGLADAEIETIRRTAPLVLKHEAAITGALYDHFLRFPETAKFFVGDDGAPDLQRLERRKHSLGRWLRETAEVAMTHGFVYYLLAIALSHSHREYGPGGKIPPEFMVGAMSLAQTAVAGVLRDELADPRDALEAAVAWNKLLLVHLNVFLLGYLLPPREARD from the coding sequence ATGAGCCCCGCCGAGCGCGCCCACCCGGGCGCCGACATGGAAGGCTTCGTCCGCGAGCAGATGGCCTTCGTGGGCCTCGCCGACGCCGAGATCGAGACGATACGCCGCACGGCGCCGCTCGTGCTCAAGCACGAGGCGGCGATCACCGGAGCGCTCTACGACCACTTCCTACGCTTTCCTGAAACCGCGAAGTTCTTCGTCGGTGACGACGGCGCGCCGGATCTCCAGCGGCTCGAGCGGCGCAAGCACAGCCTGGGACGGTGGCTCCGCGAGACGGCCGAGGTCGCGATGACCCACGGCTTCGTCTACTACCTCCTCGCCATCGCGCTCTCCCACAGCCACCGCGAGTACGGGCCGGGCGGCAAGATCCCGCCCGAGTTCATGGTGGGCGCCATGAGCCTGGCCCAGACGGCCGTCGCGGGTGTGCTCCGGGACGAGCTGGCCGATCCGCGCGACGCCCTCGAGGCCGCCGTCGCCTGGAACAAGCTCCTCCTCGTGCACCTGAACGTCTTCCTCCTGGGCTACCTCCTGCCCCCGCGCGAGGCGCGCGATTGA
- a CDS encoding magnesium chelatase: MTKPGTVGELRASGYKSKSVKQELRDNLVVRLKAGAQLFPGIVGYEDTVLPQIENAILSGQDIVFLGERGQAKTKIARLMVGLLDEEVPALAGCETNDDPFAPISPVGRRLIAEQGERAPIAWLPRADRYGEKLATPDITIADLIGEVDPIKVAEGRYLSDELTIHYGLLPRTNRGIFAINELPDLAERIQVGLLNIMEERDVQIRGYKVRLPLDLFVVASANPEDYTNRGRIITPLKDRFGSQIRTHYPAKIQHEIDIMETERTRFAADAVETRAPEYMKQIVAELTHLARRSAEISQRSGVSVRVSICNYENLLSSALKRAIRLGEPVACPRVSDLDAMLASTSGKIELETVGEASEEKILGKLAQKAVLSVFNRAFTGTDLDEVVAAFQGGLKMDVSDVMPSDAYVRQIGEARPLHAACKKLGAKDPAAVASALEFVLEGLHLSRKLNKNVHAGQTRYGA; encoded by the coding sequence GTGACCAAGCCCGGGACGGTCGGCGAGCTCCGCGCGAGCGGGTACAAGTCGAAGTCGGTCAAGCAGGAGCTCCGCGACAACCTGGTCGTGCGGCTCAAGGCGGGCGCCCAGCTCTTCCCGGGCATCGTCGGCTACGAGGACACCGTCCTCCCGCAGATCGAAAACGCCATCCTCTCGGGGCAGGACATCGTCTTCCTGGGCGAGCGCGGCCAGGCCAAGACGAAGATCGCGCGCCTCATGGTGGGCCTCCTGGATGAAGAGGTGCCGGCGCTCGCGGGCTGCGAGACCAACGACGACCCCTTCGCGCCGATCTCCCCCGTCGGGCGCCGGCTGATCGCCGAGCAGGGCGAGCGCGCGCCGATCGCGTGGCTCCCGCGCGCCGACCGCTACGGCGAGAAGCTCGCGACGCCCGACATCACCATCGCGGATCTCATCGGCGAGGTGGACCCGATCAAGGTCGCCGAGGGCCGCTACCTCTCCGACGAGCTGACGATCCACTACGGGCTCCTGCCGCGGACCAACCGCGGCATCTTCGCCATCAACGAGCTGCCGGACCTGGCCGAGCGCATCCAGGTCGGTCTCCTCAACATCATGGAGGAGCGCGACGTCCAGATCCGCGGCTACAAGGTCCGCCTGCCGCTCGATCTCTTCGTCGTCGCCTCGGCCAACCCCGAGGACTACACGAACCGCGGGCGCATCATCACGCCGCTCAAGGACCGCTTCGGCTCCCAGATCAGGACGCACTACCCCGCGAAGATCCAGCACGAGATCGACATCATGGAGACCGAGCGGACGCGCTTCGCGGCGGACGCCGTCGAGACGCGCGCGCCCGAGTACATGAAGCAGATCGTGGCGGAGCTGACGCACCTCGCGCGCCGGTCGGCGGAGATCAGCCAGCGCTCGGGCGTCTCCGTGCGCGTGAGCATCTGCAACTACGAGAACCTGCTGTCGAGCGCGCTCAAGCGGGCGATCCGCCTGGGCGAGCCCGTCGCCTGCCCGCGCGTGAGCGACCTCGACGCCATGCTCGCCTCGACCTCCGGCAAGATCGAGCTGGAGACGGTGGGCGAGGCCAGCGAGGAGAAGATCCTGGGCAAGCTCGCGCAGAAGGCGGTGCTGAGCGTCTTCAACCGCGCCTTCACGGGCACCGACCTCGACGAGGTGGTGGCGGCCTTCCAGGGCGGGCTCAAGATGGACGTCTCCGACGTCATGCCGTCGGACGCCTACGTGCGGCAGATCGGCGAGGCGCGCCCGCTCCACGCCGCGTGCAAGAAGCTCGGCGCCAAGGATCCTGCCGCGGTCGCTTCAGCGCTCGAGTTCGTGCTGGAAGGCCTTCACCTCTCGCGCAAGCTCAACAAGAACGTCCACGCCGGCCAGACCCGCTACGGCGCCTAG